Proteins co-encoded in one Dreissena polymorpha isolate Duluth1 chromosome 12, UMN_Dpol_1.0, whole genome shotgun sequence genomic window:
- the LOC127853579 gene encoding zinc finger protein 195-like has protein sequence MRTTTAIFRIKRQSKMDRSDPHICRYCGNVLKSKSSLRQHEISHTGTGKGYTCCDKVFFSKANLNRHRCHVHGEEEAFVCTKCSKSFPTNADLQKHMRRENGQTIACDKCGVRFAENSNLKAHIDMHNEEHNLKCL, from the exons atgcgaacgaccacggctATTTTTCGGATAAAACGTCAATCGAAG atgGATCGCTCAGACCCACATATATGCCGCTATTGTGGCAACGTACTTAAAAGCAAGTCGTCTCTGCGCCAGCATGAGATTAGTCACACAGGGACTGGGAAGGGATATACATGCTGCGATAAAGTGTTCTTCAGCAAGGCGAATCTGAACAGGCACAG ATGCCATGTACATGGCGAAGAGGAGGCATTCGTGTGTACCAAGTGCAGTAAGTCATTTCCTACAAATGCTGACCTGCAGAAGCACATGCGGCGGGAAAATGGGCAGACAATTGCGTGTGATAAATGTGGCGTACGTTTTGCTGAGAATTCCAATTTAAAGGCACACATAGATATGCACAACGAAGAACATAACTTGAAATGCTTGTAG